A genomic segment from Astatotilapia calliptera unplaced genomic scaffold, fAstCal1.2 U_scaffold_4, whole genome shotgun sequence encodes:
- the LOC113018108 gene encoding heat shock 70 kDa protein 12A-like, protein MDNSYIIAIDFGTAYSGYAFSLTKREAETEPRLKYWGQQVSLRTPKTPTCILFDEHGKFLSFGYEAQSAYFRTRGDEARKKFFFECFKMSLYGKKVNSDVTIEAANGRSMKALKVFTEALRYLKEDALKFISENAGGKQFIASDFTWVVTVPAIWDPSAKQFMREAATQAGIVTTGKEDRLVIALEPEAASVWCKKLPADGYKTENNSEVTFEQASGTQYIVVDCGGGTIDITVHEVLEGGALKELHKASGNDFGGQTVDNKFKEFLREIFSDSLWDEYEKEHPGELQKMMYDISVLKENDDDVEISCPYNLGEMAKEKQKMEKFFESLRGVSWNQGAIKISKEKVRSFFAESLNGITKSLREILKKGFTIKYILLLGGYAQSLILRQHITNQFGDQCKVLCPSHPQEAIMKGAVMFGRNPALVASRISAFTYGVSLSHRFDASKHRADKRYTNKEGEWCDAIFCVLVKENEEVGWDKTSEHSFTPVERDQTAVTFAFYRTERKIQGLMYVDEWGIEKIGSIILESPDTARGMNREIKLQIKFGATEMTATAIDVDSGSTVKIDLDFMAKSIKSFRNNVWQK, encoded by the exons ATGGATAACTCATACATCATAGCGATAGACTTTGGCACTGCATACAGTGGATATGCttttagtctgacaaaaagagaagcagaaacaGAACCTCGTTTAAAATACTGGGGTCAACAGGTTTCACTGAGGACCCCAAAGACTCCGACCTGCATCCTTTTTGATGAGCATGGAAAATTTCTCAGCTTTGGTTATGAAGCCCAGTCAGCTTATTTTAGAACACGAGGTGATGAAGCCAGAAAGAAATTCTTCTTTGAATGCTTCAAGATGTCCCTCTATGGCAAA AAAGTTAATAGTGATGTGACAATTGAAGCTGCAAATGGACGGTCAATGAAGGCACTGAAGGTGTTCACAGAAGCTCTGAGATACCTGAAGGAGGACGCTCTGAAGTTCATCTCAGAAAATGCTGGTGGGAAGCAGTTCATAGCCTCTGACTTCACCTGGGTGGTGACTGTACCTGCCATCTGGGATCCTTCAGCAAAGCAGTTCATGAGAGAAGCTGCGACACAG GCAGGAATTGTTACCACAGGCAAGGAAGACAGACTGGTTATTGCACTGGAACCAGAAGCAGCCTCAGTCTGGTGTAAGAAGCTGCCAGCTGATggttataaaacagaaaataacagtgAAGTCACATTCGAACAGGCTTCAGGAACACAATACATTGTGGTGGACTGTGGAG GTGGAACCATTGACATCACTGTTCATGAAGTCCTGGAGGGAGGAGCCCTGAAAGAGCTGCACAAGGCCTCAGGAAATGATTTTGGGGGACAAACTGTGGATAACAAATTCAAAGAGTTTCTCAGAGAAATCTTCAGTGATAGTTTGTGGGATGAATATGAAAAAGAGCATCCAGGAGAGCTGCAGAAGATGATGTATGATATCTCAGTTTTAAAAgagaatgatgatgatgtggaGATCAGCTGCCCATATAACCTGGGTGAaatggcaaaagaaaagcagaaaatggaaaagtttTTTGAATCGCTGAGAGGTGTTTCCTGGAATCAAGGAGCCATCAAAATCTCAAAAGAGAAAGTACGATCTTTCTTTGCTGAGAGTCTGAATGGCATCACCAAGAGTCTCAGAGAAATCCTGAAGAAAGGTTTCACCATTAAGTACATTCTGTTATTGGGGGGCTACGCTCAAAGCCTGATTCTGCGTCAGCATATTACCAATCAGTTTGGTGATCAGTGTAAAGTTCTGTGTCCTTCTCATCCTCAAGAAGCAATCATGAAGGGAGCTGTGATGTTTGGAAGAAACCCAGCATTGGTGGCATCTCGAATAAGTGCCTTTACTTACGGGGTTTCTTTGTCTCATAGGTTTGATGCATCCAAGCATAGAGCAGACAAGAGATACACAAATAAAGAGGGCGAGTGGTGTGATGCTATTTTCTGTGTACTGGTGAAGGAAAATGAGGAAGTGGGCTGGGATAAAACCAGTGAGCACAGCTTCACTCCAGTAGAAAGAGATCAGACAGCGGTTACCTTTGCATTTTATCGCACAGAGAGAAAAATCCAAGGTCTAATGTATGTGGATGAGTGGGGAATAGAGAAAATTGGTTCTATTATTCTTGAGTCACCTGACACAGCACGCGGCATGAATCGTGAAATCAAACTACAAATCAAGTTTGGTGCCACAGAAATGACGGCCACAGCCATAGACGTAGATTCAGGTTCCACTGTTAAAATTGACCTCGATTTTATGgctaaatcaataaaatcattCAGAAACAACGTGTGGCAGAAGTGA